One segment of Massilia sp. Se16.2.3 DNA contains the following:
- a CDS encoding TIGR03013 family XrtA/PEP-CTERM system glycosyltransferase, with amino-acid sequence MFRISNHYVSKIVSVLLVVEVMVLLGAAYAGAALRYMDIGGPMSVPSLDHFFTSAVAFALAVVFSMSAMGMYQLDFEEGLRHPFLMKLMPSFAMGFLILTLVFYVAPELSFGRSVMLLVFALSAIGIFTARMIFLKTSEARFLQSRIMFLGGGPLARECSDLAQRANRYHRYDIAGFIPGAGEELCVPQNNLLKVRDGDSLVKLARQYNVSEIVVSVQNRRGGFPIKELLDCKLAGLKVTDAATFFERETCQIRVDSIQPSWLVFGGGFDQSFVRLFMKRTFDLVCSTLILVLTFPLMLAAAFAVWLEDRGPVFYSQERVGRDGKSFFVHKFRSMRADAERGGTPQWAAKNDPRVTRVGNFMRKTRIDELPQILNVFKGEMSFVGPRPERPYFVEQLIEVVPYYNVRHSIKPGITGWAQVRYGYGSSAEDALQKLQYDLYYVKNNSLFLDFLVLINTLKVVLFRSGR; translated from the coding sequence GTGTTCAGGATTTCAAACCACTACGTATCGAAGATCGTTTCGGTGCTGCTGGTCGTGGAAGTGATGGTGCTGCTTGGCGCCGCCTATGCGGGTGCCGCATTGCGCTACATGGACATTGGCGGCCCGATGAGCGTGCCCTCACTCGACCATTTCTTTACCTCCGCCGTCGCTTTCGCGCTGGCCGTCGTGTTCAGCATGAGCGCCATGGGCATGTACCAGCTCGATTTCGAGGAAGGCTTGCGCCACCCGTTCCTGATGAAGCTGATGCCCTCGTTCGCGATGGGTTTCCTGATCCTGACCCTGGTGTTTTACGTGGCGCCGGAGCTGTCGTTCGGCCGCAGCGTCATGCTGCTGGTATTCGCGCTCTCGGCCATCGGCATTTTCACCGCGCGCATGATCTTCCTCAAGACCTCGGAAGCACGCTTCCTGCAGTCGCGCATCATGTTCCTGGGTGGCGGTCCGCTGGCCAGGGAATGCAGCGACCTGGCCCAGCGCGCCAACCGCTACCACCGCTACGACATCGCCGGTTTCATCCCGGGCGCCGGGGAAGAACTGTGCGTGCCGCAAAATAACCTGCTGAAAGTGCGCGACGGCGATTCGCTGGTGAAGCTGGCGCGCCAATACAACGTGTCGGAAATCGTGGTGTCGGTGCAGAACCGCCGCGGCGGCTTCCCGATCAAGGAACTGCTCGACTGCAAACTGGCTGGCCTGAAAGTCACCGACGCCGCCACCTTTTTTGAGCGCGAAACCTGCCAGATCCGGGTCGATTCGATCCAGCCGAGCTGGCTCGTGTTCGGCGGCGGCTTCGACCAGAGCTTCGTACGCCTGTTCATGAAGCGCACCTTCGACCTGGTCTGCAGCACCCTGATCCTGGTCCTGACCTTCCCCTTGATGCTGGCGGCGGCGTTTGCCGTCTGGCTGGAAGACCGCGGTCCGGTGTTCTATTCGCAGGAGCGCGTCGGCCGCGACGGCAAGAGCTTCTTCGTCCATAAATTCCGCAGCATGCGCGCCGATGCCGAGCGCGGCGGCACGCCGCAGTGGGCGGCCAAGAACGATCCGCGCGTGACCCGCGTCGGCAACTTCATGCGCAAGACCCGCATCGACGAACTGCCGCAGATCTTGAACGTGTTCAAGGGCGAGATGTCCTTCGTCGGCCCGCGCCCGGAGCGTCCTTACTTCGTTGAACAGCTGATCGAAGTCGTGCCATACTACAACGTGCGTCACAGCATCAAGCCAGGCATCACCGGCTGGGCGCAGGTGCGTTACGGCTACGGTTCCTCGGCCGAGGACGCGCTGCAAAAGCTGCAGTACGACCTGTATTATGTGAAGAACAACAGCCTGTTCCTGGACTTCCTGGTCCTGATCAACACCCTGAAAGTAGTCCTCTTCCGCAGCGGCCGCTGA
- a CDS encoding SDR family oxidoreductase, protein MNKIQDVRQQLGQQSHRWLVTGAAGFIGSNLVEALLKLGQQVVGLDNFATGHRHNLEQVKESVTEDAWKKFNFIEGDIRVPADCARACTGVDFVLHQAALGSVSRSIDDPAATNETNVTGFLNMLIAARDAKVRRFVYAASSSTYGDHPGLPKVEDVIGNPLSPYAVTKYVNELYANVFGRTYGMETIGLRYFNVFGPRQDPHGAYAAVIPQWVAALIRNTPLRINGDGETSRDFCYIDNVVQANLLAATAGTEAVNQVYNVALNERTSLNQLYAMMRDLLRPRFPHVDAHQPQYVDFRRGDVRHSQADIGKAATLLGYAPTHRIGEGLQQAMDWYVRDLQKQDSPALSSK, encoded by the coding sequence GTGAATAAGATTCAAGACGTTAGGCAGCAGCTGGGCCAGCAAAGCCACCGCTGGCTGGTGACCGGCGCCGCCGGCTTCATCGGCTCGAACCTGGTGGAAGCGCTGCTCAAGCTCGGCCAGCAAGTAGTCGGACTCGACAATTTCGCCACCGGGCACCGCCACAACCTGGAGCAGGTGAAAGAATCTGTCACAGAGGATGCGTGGAAGAAATTTAATTTCATCGAAGGCGATATCCGCGTACCGGCCGACTGTGCCCGTGCCTGTACCGGCGTCGACTTCGTGCTGCACCAGGCGGCGCTCGGCTCCGTATCGCGCTCGATCGACGATCCGGCGGCAACGAACGAGACGAATGTCACCGGTTTCCTGAACATGCTGATCGCCGCCCGCGATGCGAAAGTGCGCCGTTTCGTGTACGCCGCCTCGAGCTCGACCTATGGCGACCATCCGGGGCTGCCGAAAGTGGAAGACGTGATCGGAAATCCGCTCTCGCCTTACGCTGTGACAAAGTATGTGAACGAACTGTATGCGAACGTGTTCGGCCGAACTTACGGCATGGAAACGATTGGTTTGCGATATTTCAACGTTTTTGGCCCGCGCCAGGACCCACATGGCGCTTACGCCGCCGTGATTCCTCAATGGGTGGCCGCGCTGATCCGCAACACGCCGCTGCGCATCAACGGCGATGGCGAGACCAGTCGTGACTTTTGCTACATCGACAACGTCGTCCAGGCGAACCTGCTGGCGGCGACTGCCGGCACCGAGGCGGTCAACCAGGTCTACAACGTCGCGCTCAACGAGCGCACCAGCCTGAACCAGCTGTACGCGATGATGCGCGACCTGCTGCGCCCGCGCTTCCCGCACGTGGACGCGCACCAGCCGCAGTATGTCGATTTCCGCCGCGGCGACGTGCGTCATTCGCAGGCCGATATCGGCAAGGCCGCGACGCTGCTGGGCTATGCGCCCACGCACCGGATCGGCGAAGGCCTGCAACAGGCCATGGATTGGTACGTCCGCGACCTGCAGAAGCAGGATTCGCCCGCACTATCGAGTAAGTAA
- a CDS encoding nucleotide sugar dehydrogenase has product MKADQVVAVVGLGYVGLPLAVEFGKKVRTIGFDLSTAKIENYKKHIDPTGEVSTEQLQASRLLEVTTDPAMLAQADYVIVAVPTPVDIAHNPDFTPLIGASTTVGKHMKKDAIVIFESTVYPGATEEVCIPLLEKHSGMKWMQDFHVGFSPERINPGDKEHTLTTILKVVSGDDAESLESIAQLYESVITAGVHRASSIKVAEAAKVIENTQRDLNIALMNELAIIFDKIGIDTLEVLKAAGTKWNFLPFRPGLVGGHCIGVDPYYLTHKAEMVGYHPQVILAGRRINDGMAKFVAEKTVKSMISSGFQVKGAKVNVMGLTFKENCPDLRNSKVADIVHELESYGVDVHVWDPLAEADEAHHEYGITLEKSWDALPKADALIAAVPHKEVLALSLTDFEAKLNTGGCFIDVKSQFDEQALREAGFCVWRL; this is encoded by the coding sequence GGACGATTGGTTTCGACCTGTCGACCGCAAAAATCGAGAACTACAAGAAGCACATTGACCCCACCGGCGAAGTCTCGACCGAACAACTGCAGGCTTCCCGCCTCCTGGAAGTGACGACCGACCCGGCCATGCTGGCCCAGGCCGATTACGTCATCGTGGCCGTGCCGACCCCGGTCGACATCGCCCACAACCCCGACTTCACGCCGCTGATCGGCGCCAGCACCACCGTCGGCAAGCACATGAAGAAGGACGCCATCGTCATCTTCGAGTCGACCGTCTACCCGGGTGCCACCGAGGAAGTCTGCATCCCGCTGCTGGAAAAGCATTCGGGCATGAAGTGGATGCAGGATTTCCACGTCGGCTTCTCGCCGGAGCGCATCAATCCGGGCGACAAGGAACACACGCTGACGACGATCCTGAAGGTCGTTTCCGGCGACGACGCCGAATCGCTGGAAAGCATCGCCCAGCTGTATGAATCGGTGATTACCGCCGGCGTGCACCGCGCTTCCAGCATCAAGGTGGCCGAAGCGGCGAAAGTCATCGAGAACACCCAGCGCGACCTGAACATCGCCCTGATGAACGAACTGGCGATCATTTTCGACAAGATCGGTATCGATACGCTGGAAGTGCTGAAGGCGGCCGGTACCAAGTGGAACTTCCTGCCGTTCCGCCCGGGCCTGGTCGGCGGCCACTGCATCGGCGTCGATCCCTACTACCTGACCCACAAGGCCGAGATGGTCGGCTACCACCCGCAGGTGATCCTGGCAGGCCGCCGCATCAACGACGGCATGGCCAAGTTCGTGGCCGAAAAGACCGTCAAATCGATGATCTCGTCGGGCTTCCAGGTCAAGGGTGCGAAAGTCAATGTCATGGGCCTGACTTTCAAGGAAAACTGCCCTGACCTGCGCAACTCGAAAGTGGCCGACATCGTCCACGAACTGGAAAGCTACGGCGTCGACGTCCACGTCTGGGATCCGCTGGCCGAAGCCGACGAAGCCCATCACGAGTATGGCATCACGCTCGAAAAGAGCTGGGACGCCCTGCCGAAGGCCGACGCCCTGATCGCCGCCGTGCCGCACAAGGAAGTGCTGGCCCTGTCGCTGACCGACTTCGAAGCCAAGCTCAATACCGGCGGCTGCTTCATCGACGTCAAGTCGCAATTCGACGAGCAAGCGCTGCGCGAAGCAGGTTTCTGCGTCTGGCGCCTGTAA